One genomic segment of Vagococcus intermedius includes these proteins:
- a CDS encoding polyprenyl synthetase family protein: protein MTIDLKSFSSHHLPLINEEMLETIQVLASEDSLRESMRYSVIAGGKRLRPLLLLATLAFFDHKIEKGHYQLAAALEMIHTYSLIHDDLPAMDNDDLRRGQPTNHIVFGEGLAILAGDALLNEALYLVSDSELDNESKVWLMKQLTLAAGSAGMIGGQVADIEGEERPLSLDELQSVHRRKTGALIKFAVEAGSYLAKVDEHIFIEMGLFAENFGIAFQIKDDLLDVLGDEALIGKKTGMDATLNKSTYTSLLGVKGAQTALQEHYTKAIAALDEVKKIIGKPMEVSLLEQLIETLMV, encoded by the coding sequence ATGACTATTGACTTAAAAAGTTTTTCGTCACATCACTTACCCTTGATTAATGAAGAGATGCTTGAGACTATTCAAGTACTTGCTAGTGAAGACAGTTTGCGTGAAAGTATGCGCTACTCAGTGATAGCTGGTGGTAAAAGGTTGAGACCGTTATTATTATTGGCAACTTTAGCATTCTTTGATCATAAAATTGAAAAAGGGCATTATCAACTGGCTGCAGCATTAGAAATGATTCATACGTATTCGTTAATACACGATGATTTACCGGCTATGGACAATGATGACTTAAGACGTGGTCAACCAACTAATCATATTGTGTTTGGAGAAGGATTGGCGATTTTAGCAGGAGATGCTTTGTTAAATGAGGCGCTATATCTAGTTAGTGATAGTGAATTGGATAATGAAAGTAAGGTTTGGTTGATGAAACAACTAACCTTAGCTGCCGGATCAGCAGGTATGATTGGTGGACAAGTAGCTGATATCGAAGGGGAAGAACGCCCTTTGAGTTTGGATGAATTGCAAAGTGTCCACCGACGTAAGACTGGTGCGTTAATCAAGTTTGCTGTGGAAGCTGGGAGTTATTTAGCAAAGGTTGATGAACATATTTTTATTGAGATGGGACTCTTTGCTGAGAATTTTGGAATAGCCTTCCAGATAAAAGACGACTTACTTGATGTATTAGGTGATGAGGCGCTGATTGGCAAAAAAACAGGAATGGATGCGACGTTGAATAAAAGTACCTACACTTCGTTGTTAGGGGTAAAGGGCGCTCAAACAGCGTTACAAGAGCATTATACTAAAGCTATTGCCGCGTTAGATGAAGTGAAGAAAATAATCGGGAAACCAATGGAAGTTAGTCTGTTGGAACAATTAATCGAAACCTTAATGGTTTAA
- a CDS encoding TlyA family RNA methyltransferase produces the protein MKKERVDVLVYNQGLSETREKAKRAVMAGLVYDENNLRMDKPGEKVSVETVLHLKGEGLRYVSRGGLKLEKALKVYEIDMTDKILLDIGSSTGGFTDVALQHGAKMSYALDVGYNQLAWKLRQDERVVVMERTNFRYSKPEDFEQGLPDIASIDVSFISLRLILPVLKQILKSNGEVVALIKPQFEAGKDLVGKNGVIREKSTHRFVLEEMLHFMVSEGYEVTGLDYSPIKGGEGNIEFLAYLKWPGLDQGGSAVREIESWASDIVEQAHSELKVKNK, from the coding sequence ATGAAAAAAGAACGTGTAGATGTCCTTGTATATAATCAAGGATTAAGTGAAACAAGAGAAAAGGCAAAACGTGCCGTTATGGCAGGTTTAGTTTATGATGAAAATAATTTACGTATGGATAAACCAGGTGAGAAAGTTTCTGTAGAAACAGTGTTGCACTTAAAAGGTGAAGGGTTAAGATATGTCTCACGTGGAGGCTTAAAATTAGAGAAAGCTTTAAAAGTTTATGAGATTGACATGACAGATAAAATTCTATTAGACATTGGCTCATCAACAGGTGGGTTTACTGATGTGGCATTGCAACATGGGGCAAAAATGAGCTATGCCTTAGATGTTGGGTATAATCAATTGGCTTGGAAGTTAAGACAAGATGAGCGTGTGGTTGTGATGGAGAGAACTAATTTTAGATACTCAAAACCAGAAGATTTCGAACAAGGCTTACCAGATATTGCTTCTATTGATGTTTCTTTTATTTCCCTGCGTTTAATTTTACCTGTGTTAAAACAAATTTTGAAATCAAATGGTGAAGTAGTTGCTTTAATTAAACCACAATTTGAGGCTGGCAAAGACTTAGTAGGTAAAAATGGGGTCATTAGAGAAAAAAGTACTCATCGTTTTGTTTTAGAAGAGATGTTGCACTTTATGGTATCCGAAGGATACGAAGTTACTGGTTTAGATTATTCACCGATTAAAGGTGGCGAAGGAAATATTGAGTTTTTAGCTTATTTAAAATGGCCAGGTTTAGACCAAGGTGGTTCGGCAGTTAGAGAGATTGAATCTTGGGCATCCGACATTGTGGAGCAGGCTCATTCTGAATTAAAAGTGAAGAACAAATAG
- a CDS encoding arginine repressor, whose protein sequence is MKKIERQRLIRQLLKEHRIQKQEEFVELLNDKGVEVTQATISRDIKEMQLIKVSNEDGTFYYSILAQSGEADQKRLKKMVQDVVLDFDTMDKYVSLRTVPGSAHALGISVEKVYDKKLFTLITTDDKVLMIFKLEESAKEVWQNLQALTYG, encoded by the coding sequence ATGAAAAAGATAGAGCGCCAGCGATTAATTAGACAATTACTGAAAGAACATCGCATACAAAAACAAGAAGAATTTGTTGAGTTATTAAATGACAAGGGTGTAGAAGTAACACAAGCGACCATATCCCGAGATATTAAAGAGATGCAGTTGATAAAAGTAAGTAATGAAGATGGCACGTTTTATTATAGTATTTTGGCTCAATCGGGAGAAGCTGATCAGAAAAGGTTGAAAAAGATGGTACAAGATGTGGTGCTTGATTTTGACACTATGGATAAGTATGTTTCTTTGAGAACAGTTCCTGGAAGCGCGCATGCTTTAGGTATTTCAGTGGAAAAAGTTTATGATAAGAAATTATTTACCTTAATCACCACAGATGATAAAGTTTTAATGATTTTTAAATTGGAAGAAAGTGCAAAAGAGGTTTGGCAAAATCTTCAAGCGCTGACTTATGGATAA